A window from Flavobacterium gyeonganense encodes these proteins:
- the rplV gene encoding 50S ribosomal protein L22 — MGVRKRETADARKEANKSIAFAKLNNCPTSPRKMRLVADLVRGQKVERALNILRFSSKEASRKLEKLLLSAINNWEQKNSEGNLEEAGLFVKEIRVDGGMMLKRLRPAPQGRAHRIRKRSNHVTIVLGAINNTQSNS, encoded by the coding sequence ATGGGAGTTCGTAAAAGAGAAACAGCAGATGCGAGAAAAGAGGCTAATAAGTCTATCGCTTTCGCAAAATTGAATAACTGCCCTACTTCACCTAGAAAAATGCGCTTAGTAGCGGACTTGGTAAGAGGTCAGAAGGTAGAAAGAGCACTTAACATTTTAAGATTCAGTTCTAAAGAAGCTTCAAGAAAATTAGAAAAACTATTATTATCTGCAATCAACAACTGGGAGCAAAAAAATAGTGAAGGTAATTTAGAAGAAGCTGGATTATTTGTTAAAGAGATCAGAGTAGATGGTGGAATGATGTTAAAAAGACTTCGTCCAGCTCCACAAGGTCGTGCACACAGAATAAGAAAACGTTCTAATCACGTAACAATCGTGCTTGGAGCTATCAATAACACACAAAGCAATTCTTAA
- the rplB gene encoding 50S ribosomal protein L2 has protein sequence MSVRKLKPITPGQRFRVVNGYDAITTDKPERSLIAPIKNSGGRNSQGKMTMRYTGGGHKQRYRIIDFKRTKDGIPATVKSIEYDPNRTAFIALLAYADGEKTYIIAQNGLKVGQKLVSGPESQPEIGNTLPLSRIPLGTVISCIELRPGQGAVIARSAGTFAQLMARDGKYATIKMPSGETRLILLTCSATIGAVSNSDHQLVVSGKAGRTRWLGRRPRTRPVAMNPVDHPMGGGEGRSSGGHPRSRNGLPAKGYRTRSKKNPSNKYIVERRKK, from the coding sequence ATGTCAGTAAGAAAATTAAAACCTATTACCCCAGGTCAGCGATTTAGAGTTGTGAATGGTTATGACGCCATTACAACTGATAAGCCGGAACGCTCTTTGATAGCGCCGATAAAAAACTCTGGAGGTAGAAATAGTCAAGGAAAGATGACCATGCGTTATACGGGTGGTGGTCACAAGCAGAGATATCGTATTATTGATTTCAAAAGAACTAAAGACGGAATTCCGGCTACTGTGAAATCAATCGAATACGATCCAAATCGTACTGCATTTATCGCTTTATTAGCTTATGCTGATGGAGAGAAAACTTATATTATCGCTCAGAATGGATTAAAAGTTGGTCAGAAATTAGTTTCTGGTCCAGAATCTCAACCTGAGATTGGTAATACTTTACCTTTAAGCAGAATTCCTCTTGGAACTGTTATATCTTGTATTGAGTTACGTCCAGGACAAGGAGCTGTTATTGCTCGTTCAGCTGGAACTTTTGCTCAGTTAATGGCAAGAGACGGGAAATATGCAACAATTAAAATGCCATCTGGGGAGACAAGATTAATCTTGTTGACTTGTTCGGCTACAATTGGAGCTGTTTCTAATTCTGATCACCAATTAGTTGTATCTGGAAAAGCAGGTAGAACAAGATGGTTAGGAAGAAGACCTAGAACTAGACCAGTAGCAATGAACCCTGTTGATCACCCTATGGGAGGTGGTGAAGGACGTTCATCTGGAGGGCATCCACGTTCAAGAAACGGATTGCCAGCTAAAGGTTACAGAACTCGTTCTAAGAAAAACCCGAGTAACAAGTATATCGTAGAACGTAGAAAGAAATAA
- the rpsS gene encoding 30S ribosomal protein S19 produces MARSLKKGPFVHYKLDKKVQENVESGKNSVVKTWSRASMITPDFVGQTIAVHNGRQFVPVYVTENMVGHKLGEFSPTRSFRGHAGAKNKGKK; encoded by the coding sequence ATGGCACGTTCATTAAAAAAAGGACCTTTCGTTCATTATAAATTAGACAAAAAAGTTCAGGAAAACGTAGAAAGTGGTAAAAATAGTGTAGTTAAGACTTGGTCTAGAGCTTCTATGATTACTCCGGATTTCGTTGGCCAAACTATTGCAGTTCATAACGGTCGTCAATTTGTACCAGTTTACGTAACAGAAAACATGGTAGGTCACAAATTAGGAGAGTTTTCACCAACTAGATCTTTTAGAGGTCATGCTGGAGCAAAAAATAAAGGTAAAAAATAA